A section of the Oryza sativa Japonica Group chromosome 1, ASM3414082v1 genome encodes:
- the LOC107276728 gene encoding phospholipase A1 EG1, chloroplastic/mitochondrial, which translates to MAFTPTTLELPSTMPPAAAAAAATRHRHARPAGHLRCAADAVSTAPAERTAARVIATSSRTASASAASGSVARVWRKVQGSGDWDGMLSPLHPVLRGEVARYGELVGACYAALEEDPSSPRYMNCKYGKLRMLEDAGVAGAGYEVTQYIYSSPDAAVPGMEASTSGRASWVGYVAVSTDETTRRLGRRDVLVSFRGTVTPAEWMANLRSSLVPASLAARGGGGGDVKVESGFLNVYTSADETRRFGCADSCRDQLLREVSRLFAASRSGGEDVSVTLAGHSMGGALALLLAYDLAELGVAGGAPVTVFSYGGPRVGNAAFKARCDELGVKVLRVANARDPVTKLPGVFLNEATTRSGPLAAMRGACYVHVGEELALDFVNLGDLASVHDLGSYVASLREGVVTDAEAATGGVLAMAMELVGRQWQSKDAARGMMQSTGLI; encoded by the coding sequence ATGGCGTTCACTCCAACCACGCTCGAGCTGCCATCCACCatgccaccggccgccgccgccgccgccgccacccgccaccgccacgcgaGGCCGGCCGGCCACTTGCGctgcgccgccgacgcggtgtccacggcgccggcggagcggacggcggcgagggtgatCGCCACGAGCTCGCgcacggcgtcggcgtcggcggcgtcgggctcTGTCGCTCGCGTGTGGAGGAAGGTCCAGGGCTCCGGCGACTGGGACGGCATGCTCTCGCCGCTGCACCCGGTGCTCCGCGGCGAGGTGGCGCGGtacggcgagctcgtcggcgcgTGCTACGCGGCGTTGGAGGAGGACCCCTCGTCGCCGAGGTACATGAACTGCAAGTACGGCAAGCTCCGGATGCTGGAGGACGCCGGCGTCGCCGGGGCAGGGTACGAGGTGACGCAGTACATCTACTcgtcgccggacgccgccgtGCCGGGCATGGAGGCGTCGACCAGCGGCCGCGCCAGCTGGGTCGGGTACGTCGCGGTGTCCACCGACGAGACgacgcggcggctcgggcggcgcgaCGTGCTCGTCTCGTTCCGCGGCACGGTCACCCCCGCCGAGTGGATGGCCAACCTCAGGAGCTCCCTCGTGCCGGCGAgcctcgccgcgcgcggcggcggcggcggcgacgtgaagGTCGAGTCGGGGTTCCTCAACGTCTACACCTCCGCCGACGAGACGCGGCGCTTCGGCTGCGCCGACAGCTGCCGCGACCAGCTCCTCCGCGAGGTGTCCCGCCTgttcgccgcctcccgctccggcggcgaggacgtgagCGTGACGCTCGCCGGGCACAGCATGGGCGGCGCGCTCGCGCTGCTCCTGGCGTACGACCTCGCGGagctcggcgtcgccggcggcgccccggTCACCGTCTTCTCCTACGGCGGGCCGAGGGTGGGGAACGCGGCGTTCAAGGCGCGCTGCGACGAGCTCGGCGTGAAGGTCCTCCGCGTGGCGAACGCGCGCGACCCGGTGACGAAGCTCCCGGGCGTCTTCCTCAACGaggcgacgacgaggtcggGGCCGCTCGCCGCCATGCGCGGCGCGTGCTACGTGCACGTCGGCGAGGAGCTCGCCCTCGACTTCGTCAACCTCGGCGACCTCGCCAGCGTCCACGACCTCGGATCCTACGTCGCGTCGCTCAGGGAAGGGGTGGTCACCGACGCCgaggcggccaccggcggcgttcTCGCCATGGCGATGGAGCTCGTCGGGAGGCAATGGCAGTCGAAGGACGCAGCCAGGGGGATGATGCAGTCAACTGGCTTGATATGA